A window from bacterium encodes these proteins:
- a CDS encoding ribosome maturation factor RimP, with the protein MSIEERLGDLFEQHLSGQGLELDYLQVAGRGPRIVRVIVDSEGGVGVDQLAAVSRSLSRQLDRLDPFEGSYSLEVSSPGLERTLHLPRHFRKSIGRDVIIKTNVDIAGSRHHRGVLEAADSDGCSVQVDGESRLIGYGQIRSARTRFEWKRQARATRKSG; encoded by the coding sequence GTGAGCATTGAGGAACGGCTTGGAGATCTGTTCGAGCAGCACCTCTCCGGCCAGGGCCTGGAACTCGACTATCTCCAGGTGGCCGGCAGGGGTCCGCGGATAGTCCGGGTGATCGTAGATAGTGAAGGCGGCGTGGGAGTCGACCAGCTGGCGGCGGTGTCCCGTTCCCTGTCACGCCAACTCGACCGCCTCGACCCCTTCGAGGGTTCCTATTCGCTGGAGGTGTCCTCGCCTGGTCTCGAGCGCACCCTCCACCTTCCCCGCCATTTCCGCAAGTCGATCGGCCGGGACGTGATCATCAAGACCAACGTCGATATAGCGGGCTCCAGGCATCATCGGGGTGTGCTGGAAGCGGCCGATTCGGATGGTTGTTCCGTGCAGGTCGACGGTGAGTCGAGGCTGATCGGATACGGACAGATTCGGTCGGCGCGCACCCGGTTCGAGTGGAAGAGGCAAGCCAGGGCGACCAGGAAGTCGGGGTAA
- a CDS encoding adenylyltransferase/cytidyltransferase family protein, which produces MKIWRGDPLAWGPGPDGGTALTIGVFDGVHRGHRTLLDALSERAVRAGGLETVVVTFDVHPRRFFDPIDGPAMLVTLSRRLELLESMGVDHVGVLPFADVRHLGPEDFIRRVVSGGFNARAVVVGEGFRYGARRAGDMDDLVASGHTHGFRVDAIRLRDGKEGPVSSSTIRRHIAVGEVADAAELLGRHHEVPGRLVAPEGLGDASSLAVDVDWSMAVPGSGVYAVNVGADDPANPGACAIGGAGRPLRVRLPDGSTGPIPGDRLVLTFLDRLRPAPPGGDAPPRISPEHVA; this is translated from the coding sequence ATGAAGATCTGGAGGGGTGATCCGCTCGCCTGGGGACCGGGCCCGGATGGCGGGACGGCACTGACCATCGGCGTATTCGACGGCGTCCATCGGGGTCACCGGACCCTGCTGGACGCCCTGTCGGAGAGGGCTGTACGAGCAGGCGGCCTCGAAACTGTCGTGGTCACCTTCGACGTCCATCCCCGCCGGTTCTTCGATCCGATCGACGGGCCGGCCATGCTGGTGACGCTGTCCCGCCGGCTCGAGTTGCTGGAGTCGATGGGGGTGGACCACGTGGGAGTGCTCCCCTTCGCGGACGTGCGCCATCTCGGACCCGAGGACTTCATCCGCCGGGTGGTGTCGGGCGGGTTCAACGCCCGAGCCGTGGTGGTGGGGGAGGGCTTCCGGTACGGAGCCCGGAGAGCCGGAGACATGGACGACTTGGTGGCCTCGGGCCATACCCACGGCTTCCGGGTCGACGCCATCCGGCTAAGGGACGGTAAGGAAGGGCCGGTCTCGTCGTCCACGATCCGTCGCCACATCGCGGTGGGCGAGGTGGCGGATGCCGCCGAGTTGCTCGGCCGGCACCATGAAGTGCCCGGCCGGCTCGTCGCACCGGAGGGGCTGGGGGATGCCTCGAGCCTGGCTGTGGATGTGGACTGGTCGATGGCGGTGCCCGGATCCGGGGTATACGCAGTGAACGTGGGCGCGGACGATCCGGCCAACCCCGGCGCATGCGCCATCGGTGGTGCAGGCCGACCGCTCCGGGTCCGCCTGCCGGATGGGTCGACCGGTCCGATTCCGGGTGACCGCCTGGTCCTGACCTTCCTCGACCGCCTCCGCCCTGCCCCACCGGGAGGCGATGCTCCGCCGCGGATCTCGCCGGAGCACGTCGCCTGA
- the truB gene encoding tRNA pseudouridine(55) synthase TruB: MSAGSGFVLVDKAGGWTSHDVVAKCRRILGMRRIGHAGTLDPMATGLLVLGIGRATRLLRFVTDLPKEYQATARFGVATDSLDADGEETARAPMSVDREDVVGAMDRFRGEILQTPPMVSAVKVGGKRLHELARRGEEVERPPRRVRVHRLDLEAFSAGPFPEVSLRVVGGSGLYVRVLADDLARVLGGRAHLTSLRRVASGSLRVEEAWTIDRLVHLGAEGRSTEAVLEPAAALSHLPSVSVDHDRAVRVRNGHRLPSSPDLDGHVRVLADGRLLAIYRARDDRLVPEVVLA, encoded by the coding sequence GTGAGTGCCGGTTCCGGGTTCGTGCTGGTCGACAAGGCCGGCGGATGGACGTCCCATGACGTGGTGGCCAAGTGCCGCCGGATCCTAGGCATGCGCCGGATCGGGCACGCAGGCACTCTCGATCCCATGGCCACCGGCCTGCTCGTCCTCGGCATCGGGAGGGCCACCCGGCTGCTGCGCTTCGTCACCGACCTGCCCAAGGAGTACCAGGCCACGGCCCGCTTCGGCGTGGCGACCGACAGCCTGGACGCCGACGGCGAGGAGACGGCTCGGGCGCCGATGAGCGTCGACCGCGAGGATGTGGTCGGCGCCATGGACCGCTTCAGGGGGGAGATCCTCCAGACACCGCCGATGGTGTCGGCGGTGAAGGTGGGAGGCAAGCGGCTGCATGAGCTGGCCAGGCGCGGCGAGGAAGTGGAACGGCCTCCCCGGAGGGTGCGAGTGCACCGCCTGGATCTCGAAGCGTTCTCGGCCGGACCGTTTCCGGAGGTCAGCCTCCGGGTGGTGGGAGGGAGCGGCCTCTACGTCCGGGTACTGGCCGACGACCTGGCCAGGGTGCTCGGCGGGCGGGCCCATCTGACCTCCCTCCGCAGGGTGGCGAGCGGCAGCCTCCGGGTGGAAGAGGCGTGGACGATCGACCGCTTGGTGCACCTAGGCGCCGAGGGCCGGTCGACCGAGGCGGTGCTGGAACCGGCCGCCGCCCTGTCGCATCTGCCGTCCGTGAGTGTGGATCACGACAGGGCTGTCCGGGTGCGGAACGGGCATCGGCTGCCCTCCTCTCCCGACCTGGACGGGCATGTTCGGGTGCTCGCGGACGGGCGGCTCCTCGCCATCTACCGCGCCCGTGATGATCGGCTGGTTCCGGAGGTTGTGCTGGCGTGA
- the rbfA gene encoding 30S ribosome-binding factor RbfA codes for MGLRLRRVNEILREVIAEECQNLKDPRIGFLTVTGVSASPDLRKAEVYYTVLGDEDAEARTAEALAAAAPRIRAAVGPQVRMKYLPELRFVPDPAVVHARRIEEILRNMDERGGSR; via the coding sequence ATGGGTCTGAGGCTCCGGCGGGTCAACGAGATCCTCAGGGAGGTCATCGCCGAGGAGTGCCAGAACCTCAAGGACCCTCGCATCGGGTTTCTGACGGTGACCGGCGTGTCCGCGTCCCCGGATCTCCGCAAGGCAGAGGTCTATTACACCGTTCTCGGCGACGAGGATGCCGAGGCCCGGACCGCCGAGGCGCTGGCGGCGGCGGCCCCCCGGATCCGCGCTGCGGTGGGTCCGCAGGTACGGATGAAGTACCTCCCCGAGTTGAGGTTCGTTCCCGATCCGGCTGTGGTCCACGCCCGGCGGATAGAGGAGATATTGAGGAACATGGACGAGCGGGGCGGGAGCCGGTGA
- the infB gene encoding translation initiation factor IF-2, with protein MVTKRIYELAKELGLTSRDVLATAQDLGLPVTTASSGLDPGDAEALRSMLLPEEPEEDVADASEQAPDPADDTPAPEPEYIEPEIEVIVVPAGVSVLEMARAMRQPVGEVVRQLLSMGLMAAAAAPVPPEAIEPLAEHFGIMVEVEQSGEPDEADEPLVKPKRVFDDDPASLVGRPPVVTVMGHVDHGKTTLLDFIRNTNVVSGEAGGITQHIGAYQATVDGRPITFIDTPGHAAFTAMRARGAEVTDIVVLVVAADDGVMPQTIEAINHTKAADVPMIVAINKMDLENADPVRVRAMLTEHGIVTEELGGEVVSVEVSATSGDGMDNLLEMIDLVAQVSEFQANPKALASGVVIESHLDRGLGPVGTVIVQRGTLKRGNSLVAGTVSGRARSIIDHKGSRVSTATPSTPVLVSGWASVPAAGDMFEVVKNDRIARSMASDQVDAVRARTLVVPTARERLGQLLERLRSQEQTELLLIIKADADGSVEAIREAVGQIAREGGRVNVVHAAVGGINENDITLADATGSVVVGFNVRPDPNARRAAAAAGIEVLTYSIIYELLDDMEQMLVGRLAPTREETLVGVAQVRAIFRVPRLGAVAGCYVTEGNIARDARARVVRGGSVVYDGRVASLRRFKEDVREVVAGYECGVGLERFRDVKEGDVIETYRIDEIAAT; from the coding sequence ATGGTGACCAAGCGCATCTACGAGCTGGCGAAGGAGTTGGGCCTCACCTCCCGTGACGTTCTGGCCACGGCGCAGGACCTGGGACTGCCGGTTACCACCGCCTCCTCCGGATTGGATCCGGGCGATGCCGAGGCCCTTCGCTCCATGCTCCTTCCGGAGGAGCCCGAGGAAGATGTCGCCGACGCTTCCGAACAGGCGCCCGACCCGGCCGATGACACCCCCGCTCCCGAACCCGAATACATCGAGCCCGAAATCGAGGTCATCGTGGTGCCCGCCGGGGTGTCGGTGCTCGAGATGGCGAGAGCCATGCGCCAGCCCGTGGGCGAGGTCGTCAGGCAGTTGCTGTCGATGGGGCTGATGGCGGCTGCCGCTGCGCCCGTTCCGCCCGAGGCCATCGAGCCCCTGGCCGAGCACTTCGGGATCATGGTGGAAGTCGAGCAGAGCGGGGAACCGGATGAGGCCGACGAGCCCCTGGTGAAGCCGAAGAGGGTGTTCGACGACGATCCCGCCTCCCTGGTCGGTCGCCCGCCCGTGGTCACGGTGATGGGGCATGTCGATCACGGCAAGACGACGTTGCTGGACTTCATCCGCAACACCAACGTCGTGTCCGGAGAAGCCGGCGGGATCACCCAGCACATCGGCGCCTACCAGGCCACGGTCGACGGCCGCCCGATCACCTTCATCGACACCCCCGGCCATGCCGCTTTCACCGCCATGCGGGCCCGGGGCGCCGAGGTGACCGACATCGTCGTCCTGGTGGTGGCGGCGGACGACGGCGTGATGCCACAGACGATCGAGGCGATCAACCACACCAAGGCGGCGGACGTGCCGATGATCGTCGCCATCAACAAGATGGATCTCGAGAACGCAGACCCCGTGAGGGTCCGGGCCATGCTGACGGAGCACGGGATAGTCACGGAAGAACTGGGTGGCGAGGTCGTGTCGGTGGAGGTGTCCGCAACGTCCGGGGACGGTATGGACAACCTTCTGGAGATGATCGACCTGGTCGCGCAGGTGTCGGAGTTCCAGGCCAACCCGAAGGCCCTGGCGTCGGGGGTCGTGATCGAGAGCCACCTCGATCGTGGCCTGGGTCCGGTCGGTACCGTGATCGTGCAACGGGGAACCCTGAAGAGGGGGAATTCCCTGGTGGCAGGCACGGTGAGCGGTCGGGCCCGCTCCATCATCGACCACAAGGGCAGCCGCGTCTCCACCGCGACTCCGTCCACTCCGGTGCTGGTGTCGGGATGGGCGTCCGTTCCGGCGGCGGGTGATATGTTCGAGGTGGTCAAGAACGACCGTATCGCCCGATCCATGGCCTCCGACCAGGTGGATGCGGTTCGGGCCAGGACGCTCGTGGTGCCCACTGCCCGCGAGCGCCTCGGGCAGTTGCTTGAGCGTCTGCGGTCCCAGGAGCAGACCGAACTCCTCCTCATCATCAAGGCCGACGCCGATGGTTCGGTGGAGGCGATCCGGGAGGCGGTCGGCCAGATCGCCCGGGAGGGCGGCCGGGTCAACGTGGTACATGCCGCGGTGGGGGGCATCAACGAGAACGACATCACCCTGGCCGACGCGACCGGCTCGGTGGTGGTCGGGTTCAACGTCCGTCCCGATCCGAATGCGAGGCGGGCGGCTGCGGCGGCGGGCATCGAAGTGCTGACCTACTCGATCATCTACGAGCTACTCGACGATATGGAGCAGATGCTGGTCGGCCGGCTGGCTCCGACCCGCGAGGAGACCCTGGTCGGCGTGGCCCAGGTACGGGCCATCTTCCGCGTGCCGCGCCTGGGTGCGGTGGCCGGTTGCTACGTGACCGAGGGCAACATTGCGAGAGACGCGAGGGCCCGAGTGGTCCGGGGCGGGAGCGTGGTCTACGACGGTCGGGTGGCGTCGCTGCGCCGGTTCAAGGAGGATGTGCGCGAGGTGGTAGCCGGATACGAGTGCGGTGTCGGCCTCGAACGCTTTCGGGACGTCAAGGAAGGCGACGTCATCGAGACCTACCGCATCGATGAGATCGCAGCCACATGA
- a CDS encoding DUF503 domain-containing protein, translating into MASMHAAALRVDLRLRDVHSLKAKRQRIARLSAKLRRAFPVAFAEVDHHDQWQRTAVGVGIVSPHAAQLEMAVHSVCRFFDRWEEAEVLSVGVSYLEDPP; encoded by the coding sequence ATGGCGAGCATGCACGCGGCAGCGCTCCGGGTTGATCTGCGTTTGCGGGATGTTCATTCGCTGAAGGCCAAGCGGCAGCGTATCGCCCGGCTGTCCGCCAAGCTGCGCCGTGCCTTCCCCGTGGCGTTCGCCGAGGTCGATCACCATGACCAGTGGCAGCGGACCGCGGTGGGGGTGGGTATCGTCTCGCCGCACGCAGCGCAGTTGGAGATGGCGGTCCATTCGGTATGCCGCTTCTTCGATCGGTGGGAGGAGGCCGAAGTGCTGTCGGTCGGGGTCTCCTACCTGGAGGACCCGCCATGA
- the rpsO gene encoding 30S ribosomal protein S15, with amino-acid sequence MKPTQEIVADFGAHDSDTGSPEVQVALLSQRIRHLTEHLREHKHDHHSRRGLLMMVGKRKRLLDYLRKNDAERYRRVIAKLGLRR; translated from the coding sequence ATGAAACCGACCCAGGAAATTGTTGCCGATTTCGGCGCTCACGACAGCGACACCGGATCTCCCGAGGTCCAGGTGGCGCTGCTCTCACAGCGGATCCGTCACCTGACCGAGCACCTTCGCGAGCATAAGCATGACCATCACAGCCGCCGAGGTCTGTTGATGATGGTGGGCAAGCGCAAGCGGCTACTGGACTACCTCCGGAAGAACGATGCCGAGCGGTATCGTCGGGTGATCGCCAAGCTCGGATTGCGTCGATAG
- the nusA gene encoding transcription termination factor NusA — protein sequence MKIDYRVMEALEMLERERGIPVDTILAALANALVSAYKRTPGAAEEARVTIEPDSGEIIVYAQELDDDGNVIEEWEDTSTDFGRIAASTAKQVIAQQLREAKREQVFDAYEGREGDLVTGMVQQHDNRYTILDLGNAEAMMPGSERIPYERLERGARAKALIIEVRRETKGPQIVVSRSHPDLVRRLLELAVPELLDGTVTIRSIAREAGHRTKIAVVSNDPNVDPKGACVGARGSRVRNVVNELRGEKVDVVQWREDTAQFIGEALGPAKVRDVQVDEEEKSAVVIVSEHQLSLAIGREGQNARLATRLTGYRIDIQSDSRSPRHPRERGRGPVTAGGR from the coding sequence ATGAAGATTGACTACCGGGTCATGGAGGCCCTCGAGATGCTGGAGCGGGAGCGGGGCATTCCGGTCGACACGATTCTCGCAGCCCTGGCCAACGCACTCGTTTCGGCCTACAAGCGGACGCCGGGAGCCGCCGAGGAGGCCCGCGTGACCATCGAGCCGGACTCCGGCGAGATCATCGTCTACGCCCAGGAACTCGACGACGACGGGAACGTCATCGAGGAGTGGGAGGACACCTCCACGGACTTCGGCCGGATAGCCGCCAGCACCGCCAAGCAGGTGATCGCCCAGCAGCTCCGGGAGGCCAAGCGCGAGCAGGTATTCGACGCCTACGAAGGCCGCGAGGGCGACCTGGTGACGGGCATGGTGCAGCAGCATGACAACCGTTACACGATCCTCGACCTTGGGAACGCCGAGGCCATGATGCCGGGTTCGGAGAGGATCCCCTACGAGCGGCTGGAGCGAGGCGCCCGGGCGAAGGCCTTGATCATCGAGGTCCGGCGGGAGACCAAGGGTCCTCAGATCGTGGTGTCGCGCTCCCATCCCGACCTGGTTCGCCGGCTGCTCGAGCTGGCGGTGCCGGAGTTGCTGGACGGCACGGTGACGATCCGATCGATAGCCCGGGAAGCCGGCCATCGAACCAAGATCGCGGTGGTGTCCAACGATCCCAACGTAGATCCGAAAGGCGCTTGTGTGGGCGCCCGTGGCTCCCGGGTACGCAACGTTGTGAACGAGCTGCGGGGCGAGAAGGTGGACGTGGTGCAGTGGCGCGAGGACACGGCCCAATTCATCGGCGAAGCCCTCGGCCCGGCCAAGGTGCGTGACGTGCAGGTCGATGAGGAGGAGAAGTCGGCCGTGGTGATCGTGAGCGAGCACCAGCTCTCGCTGGCTATAGGCCGGGAAGGTCAGAACGCCCGGTTGGCCACCCGGCTCACCGGCTACCGCATCGACATACAGAGCGACTCCAGATCCCCGCGCCATCCTCGCGAGCGGGGACGCGGTCCGGTCACCGCCGGTGGCCGGTAA
- a CDS encoding DHH family phosphoesterase, with the protein MAGDSSGLMDAARAIREAATLVATGHVKPDGDALGSALGLALAARATGRSARVCFGERFVLGRHYGFLDTRPVVGPEEAGAPDVLVAFDCNDPDRLGAELAPVVDAAGTVVMIDHHVAGPGFGDIRVSDPDAPAAALLCYRLIRMIGWEVSAEVATALLLGMVTDTGRFQYGNTNPEVLRAAAELVQAGARPEVIGQSVYESVAFGYLGVAGAVLSRATLEPAHSLVWSYLTQDDLRRHGIGMEDADALIDDIRVAREAEVALLLKEQPGGEWKLSLRSRRHVDVAAIAETMGGGGHHRAAGCSFSGTRDEAVEVVRKRLAG; encoded by the coding sequence ATGGCGGGGGACAGCAGCGGCCTCATGGATGCGGCCCGCGCTATCCGGGAGGCCGCCACGCTGGTCGCCACGGGCCATGTCAAGCCGGATGGCGATGCCTTGGGGTCCGCCCTGGGCCTGGCGCTGGCGGCCCGCGCTACGGGCCGCTCGGCGCGGGTCTGCTTCGGCGAGCGCTTCGTCCTGGGACGGCACTACGGATTCCTGGATACCCGTCCCGTGGTGGGTCCCGAGGAAGCCGGCGCACCCGACGTGCTGGTGGCCTTCGACTGCAATGACCCGGACCGGCTCGGCGCGGAACTGGCCCCGGTCGTCGACGCGGCCGGGACGGTGGTGATGATCGATCATCACGTGGCGGGTCCGGGATTCGGGGACATCAGGGTGTCCGACCCGGATGCTCCCGCGGCCGCGCTGCTCTGCTACCGCCTCATAAGGATGATCGGCTGGGAGGTGTCTGCCGAAGTAGCCACGGCCCTGTTGCTAGGCATGGTCACCGACACCGGCCGCTTCCAGTACGGCAACACCAATCCCGAGGTCCTCCGGGCGGCGGCGGAGTTGGTGCAAGCCGGGGCGCGCCCGGAGGTGATCGGGCAGTCCGTCTACGAGTCGGTGGCGTTCGGGTACCTGGGGGTGGCCGGAGCGGTGCTGTCCCGGGCCACGCTGGAGCCGGCTCACTCTCTCGTGTGGTCCTACCTCACCCAGGACGATCTCAGGCGTCATGGCATCGGGATGGAGGACGCCGACGCCCTGATCGACGATATCCGGGTGGCCCGGGAGGCCGAGGTGGCGCTGCTGCTCAAGGAGCAGCCCGGCGGGGAGTGGAAGCTGAGCCTGAGATCCCGCCGCCATGTGGATGTCGCCGCCATAGCGGAGACGATGGGTGGTGGCGGCCACCACCGGGCCGCCGGATGCTCGTTCTCGGGCACGCGGGACGAAGCGGTCGAAGTGGTTAGGAAACGGCTGGCCGGGTGA